A stretch of the Aegilops tauschii subsp. strangulata cultivar AL8/78 chromosome 4, Aet v6.0, whole genome shotgun sequence genome encodes the following:
- the LOC109776441 gene encoding small ribosomal subunit protein uS13c, whose amino-acid sequence MATLSMVSGPVATSSLPLSTRRRASSVSFPAPKKGGIGHGGLRIECIRIGGVEIPNHKRVEYSLQYIHGIGRNRSRQILLDLSFDNKVTKDLSEEEVITLRKEVTKYMIEGDLKRFNRVAIERMKEIRCYKGIRHKLGLPVRGQRTKNNCRTLKGKRASVAKKKSASSSDE is encoded by the exons ATGGCGACTCTCTCCATGGTCTCCGGCCCCGTCGCCACCTCGTCCCTCCCCCTCTccacccgccgccgcgcctcctccgTCTCCTTCCCCGCCCCCAAG AAGGGCGGCATTGGTCACGGCGGCCTGCGGATCGAGTGCATCCGTATCGGTGGTGTTGAGATTCCAAACCACAAGCGGGTGGAGTACTCGCTGCAGTACATCCATGGCATCGGGCGGAACCGCTCCCGCCAGATCCTTTTGGACCTCAGCTTCGACAACAAGGTCACCAAGGacctctccgaggaggaggtcaTCACACTCCGTAAGGAGGTCACCAAGTACATGATTGAAGGAGACCTT AAACGGTTCAACCGTGTAGCGATTGAGAGGATGAAGGAGATCCGGTGCTACAAGGGCATCCGGCACAAGCTCGGCCTCCCGGTCCGTGGCCAGAGGACAAAGAACAACTGCAGGACGCTCAAGGGGAAGAGGGCTTCGGTCGCCAAGAAGAAGTCGGCTTCGTCCTCCGACGAATAA
- the LOC109776440 gene encoding probable plastid-lipid-associated protein 4, chloroplastic, which yields MALVSLSLSPPCAPAASSSSNHLLTPPSLAGGSGSIRRGGPRGNAGLALTLPAGRGGREWRAPVSSFSSFLPSFFTGSKKKEEEDAKKAATLKEELLAAIAPLDRGAEATPEDKDRVEQIAQQLEEVNPTKEPLKSELLNGKWELLYTTSTSILQPQRPKFLRPYGTIYQAINTDTLRAQNMETLPYFNQVTANLVPLNSRKVAVMFDYFKIFSLIQIKAPGSGKGELEITYLDEELRVSRGDKGNLFVLKMVDPLYRVPL from the exons ATGGCGCTCGTCTCGCTCTCGCTCTCGCCCCCGTGCGCGCCCGCCGCCTCCTCGTCTTCCAACCACCTCCTCACGCCGCCGTCGCTCGCCGGCGGCAGCGGTAGCATCAGGAGGGGAGGGCCACGGGGCAACGCCGGCCTCGCTCTGACGCTGCCGGCCGGGCGTGGGGGTCGGGAGTGGAGGGCGCCGGTGTcgtccttctcctccttcctGCCGTCCTTCTTCACGGGGAgcaagaagaaggaggaggaggacgccaAGAAGGCGGCGACGCTCAAGGAGGAGCTGCTGGCGGCCATCGCGCCGCTCGACCGCGGCGCCGAGGCCACGCCCGAGGACAAAGACCGCGTCGAGCAG ATCGCGCAGCAGCTGGAGGAGGTGAACCCGACCAAGGAGCCGCTCAAGTCCGAGCTCCTCAACGGCAAGTGGGAGCTCCTCTACACCACCTCCACATCCATTCTCCAGCCACAG AGGCCAAAGTTTCTGAGGCCATACGGGACGATTTACCAGGCAATCAACACCGACACCTTACGAGCCCAAAACATGGAGACACTGCCTTACTTTAATCAG GTTACTGCCAACTTGGTGCCTCTCAACTCTAGAAAAGTGGCAGTTATGTTTGATTACTTCAAAATATTTAGCCTG ATCCAAATCAAAGCACCTGGAAGTGGCAAAGGTGAACTAGAGATCACATATCTTGATGAAGAGCTCAG GGTTTCAAGAGGCGACAAGGGGAACTTGTTCGTGCTGAAGATGGTCGACCCATTATACCGAGTTCCGTTGTAA